One stretch of Segatella copri DNA includes these proteins:
- a CDS encoding IS1380-like element IS942 family transposase: MAKIQIKSEKLTPFGGIFSIMEQFDALLAQTIDSTLGLRCTMFGYQYSEILRSLMCVYLCGGSCIEDVTTHLMKHLSLHPTLRTCSADTILRAIEELTCKNITYKSASGNSYDFNTADKMNCLLIKALLATGQLKSGQEYDFDFDHQFIETEKHDAKPTYKKFLGYSPGVAVINDMIVGIENRDGNTNVRFNQRETLERIFKRLEASEVYISRARMDCGSCSEEIVDMVEAHCRHFYIRANRCSSFYDSMFALTGWKTVEINGIEFELNSILVEKWKGKPYRLVIQRQRRIDGDLDIWEGEYTYRCILTNDYKSSARDIVEFYNLRGGKERIFDDMNNGFGWNRLPKSFMAQNTVFLLMTALIRNFYKAIMQRLKTHEFGLRATSRIKTFVFKFISVPAKWIKTSRRHVLNIYSDNNAYANLFKTDFG; this comes from the coding sequence ATGGCAAAGATACAAATAAAATCTGAGAAACTCACTCCTTTTGGAGGAATTTTTTCTATTATGGAGCAATTTGATGCTCTTTTAGCTCAAACCATAGATTCCACCTTGGGATTGAGATGCACTATGTTTGGTTATCAATATAGCGAAATTCTACGCTCTCTGATGTGCGTATATCTTTGTGGCGGCTCATGTATTGAGGATGTTACAACTCACTTGATGAAACATTTGTCTCTTCATCCAACTCTTCGCACTTGCAGCGCAGACACCATATTGCGTGCTATCGAAGAACTGACTTGTAAGAACATCACCTATAAATCTGCTTCTGGCAACTCCTATGATTTCAATACTGCAGACAAGATGAACTGCTTATTGATCAAAGCCCTGCTTGCTACTGGTCAATTGAAATCCGGTCAAGAGTATGATTTTGACTTTGACCATCAGTTCATTGAAACAGAGAAGCATGATGCAAAACCAACCTACAAGAAGTTCCTGGGCTATAGTCCAGGTGTGGCAGTCATTAACGACATGATTGTCGGTATTGAAAATAGAGACGGCAACACAAACGTGCGCTTCAACCAAAGAGAGACTTTGGAAAGAATCTTCAAGCGACTGGAGGCATCAGAAGTATATATATCCCGTGCCCGCATGGATTGCGGCTCATGCTCGGAGGAAATCGTAGATATGGTAGAGGCTCATTGCAGGCATTTTTATATTCGTGCCAACAGATGCTCTTCCTTCTACGATTCCATGTTTGCCTTGACTGGATGGAAAACTGTTGAAATCAACGGTATTGAATTTGAGCTGAATTCCATCCTTGTTGAGAAATGGAAAGGAAAACCGTATCGTCTTGTCATACAGAGACAAAGGCGAATAGATGGAGATCTTGACATTTGGGAAGGCGAATATACCTACAGATGTATACTGACTAACGATTACAAGTCGAGTGCAAGAGACATCGTGGAATTCTACAATCTTCGTGGTGGCAAGGAACGCATCTTCGATGACATGAACAATGGCTTTGGCTGGAATCGATTGCCAAAATCGTTCATGGCACAGAATACTGTATTCCTGCTTATGACAGCTCTCATCAGAAACTTCTACAAAGCTATTATGCAGAGATTGAAAACCCATGAATTTGGATTGCGTGCCACCAGCAGAATCAAGACCTTTGTTTTCAAGTTCATCTCTGTTCCTGCGAAATGGATTAAGACATCACGTAGGCATGTATTGAATATTTACTCAGACAACAATGCTTATGCCAACCTGTTCAAGACAGACTTTGGTTAA
- a CDS encoding glycosyltransferase family 2 protein, translated as MNKEDLVSVIMPTYNAGKFLADSIQCILRQTYDNLELIITDDASTDEDTIKILKEFAQADKRVKIELLSENHGPGYVRNACIKRAEGRYIAFCDCDDRWIPEKLEIQINYMSEKKCALCCATYLICNSNYETIGINIPPRRITYKMIKRDNKIGCLTAIYDTKALGKKYYMPTIRKRQDWAMFIQILQQCKICYAYTKKPLAYYCVRKNSVSRKKMQLIHYNIAVYETILKFSTLKAYLYFFLLFLPSYGCKILKRKLDSRQYMSTLNVL; from the coding sequence ATGAATAAAGAAGACTTAGTATCAGTCATCATGCCTACTTATAATGCCGGCAAATTTCTTGCTGACAGCATTCAATGTATACTGAGACAAACATACGATAATTTGGAGCTTATTATAACTGACGATGCATCTACTGATGAAGATACCATTAAGATTCTGAAGGAATTTGCCCAAGCAGACAAGAGAGTAAAAATAGAACTACTCTCAGAAAACCATGGACCGGGATATGTCCGAAACGCATGTATCAAAAGAGCAGAAGGAAGATACATCGCATTCTGTGATTGCGACGACAGATGGATTCCTGAGAAACTGGAAATCCAAATCAATTACATGTCAGAAAAGAAGTGCGCTCTCTGCTGTGCAACTTATCTTATATGCAATTCTAACTATGAGACCATAGGTATCAATATTCCGCCACGCCGCATCACGTATAAAATGATAAAACGTGACAATAAAATCGGATGTCTCACAGCTATCTATGATACAAAAGCTTTGGGGAAGAAATACTATATGCCTACTATCCGCAAAAGACAGGATTGGGCTATGTTTATTCAGATTCTTCAACAATGCAAAATATGCTACGCTTATACCAAAAAGCCTCTAGCCTACTATTGTGTAAGAAAGAATTCAGTTTCCAGGAAAAAGATGCAACTCATTCACTACAACATAGCTGTATACGAAACCATACTGAAATTCAGCACACTGAAAGCATACTTATACTTCTTTCTGCTGTTTCTACCAAGCTATGGTTGCAAAATTCTAAAAAGAAAACTAGACTCTAGACAATATATGAGCACTCTAAACGTTTTATAA
- a CDS encoding glycoside hydrolase family 16 protein, translating to MFSRKFYLSFMLALSVFLCSDTPNVLARKKMPKYKLVFHDEFNSKDGKLDTTIWSRAPRAANMWAKWNSNSPEVIRIKNGKLICRAIPNPSLSDTATMVTGAINTKNKFYVKYGRIEVRMKTNGKRGNFPAAWMRPQIDGNPYQYGEIDIIEYFGNEGIARQTILSHRSTMMNKKDQQTAFFHKDIDCTKWHVYAIEWIPTAIATFIDGVQTGCYPKSSDKVKLAEGQWSFDRPFYLILNQSLGYGNWHAPNTVDIYETYFDWVRVYQKE from the coding sequence ATGTTTAGTAGAAAATTTTATCTCTCTTTTATGTTGGCTCTATCAGTTTTTTTATGTTCTGATACTCCAAATGTCTTGGCAAGAAAAAAAATGCCAAAATATAAACTCGTATTTCATGACGAGTTCAATTCCAAGGATGGTAAGCTGGATACTACAATATGGAGCCGTGCACCTCGTGCTGCAAATATGTGGGCAAAATGGAATAGTAATTCTCCAGAAGTAATCCGAATAAAAAACGGCAAATTGATTTGTAGGGCGATTCCTAACCCAAGTCTCAGTGATACTGCCACTATGGTAACTGGTGCTATCAATACAAAGAATAAGTTCTATGTAAAGTATGGTCGTATTGAAGTTCGCATGAAAACCAATGGCAAGCGGGGAAATTTTCCTGCAGCATGGATGCGTCCTCAGATTGATGGAAATCCTTATCAATATGGAGAAATTGATATCATTGAATATTTCGGAAACGAAGGGATAGCCCGTCAAACGATTCTTTCACATCGAAGTACGATGATGAATAAGAAGGATCAGCAAACGGCTTTCTTTCATAAAGATATTGATTGTACCAAGTGGCATGTTTATGCGATTGAATGGATACCTACTGCCATCGCAACATTTATTGATGGAGTTCAGACAGGATGTTATCCCAAAAGTTCTGATAAAGTAAAACTTGCAGAAGGACAATGGTCGTTTGACAGACCTTTCTATCTTATTCTTAACCAAAGTCTGGGTTACGGGAATTGGCATGCCCCTAATACAGTTGATATTTATGAAACGTATTTTGATTGGGTTAGAGTATATCAGAAAGAGTAA
- a CDS encoding glycosyltransferase family 2 protein, with product MNPDISVIIPTYTPKEYLWECLDCLEQQTLNKDSYEVLIVLNGTKEPYFSLIKERIKNYSYSIELLYSNVNGVSRARNIGIEKAQGKYVSFIDDDDFISPCYLQALLKDVTPEGITEANVIAFNDSSKAETYHYLSTAYKSYKPEERHHIVKNRSFLSSSCCKLIPRSIIGSHRFKENITHGEDSFFMFQLSCKIKTVNIAASDAIYYVRVRNTSASRNAKMRRKKKKMELRLLVLYTRTYISHPLAYNGILYLTRIAATLKKLLTE from the coding sequence ATGAATCCAGATATCAGCGTTATCATCCCAACATACACTCCCAAAGAATACCTTTGGGAGTGTCTTGATTGTTTGGAACAACAGACACTAAATAAAGACAGTTATGAAGTGCTGATAGTTCTCAATGGCACAAAAGAGCCTTATTTTTCTCTAATAAAAGAAAGAATAAAGAATTATTCATACTCTATAGAATTATTATACTCTAACGTTAATGGGGTGTCACGGGCAAGAAACATCGGAATAGAAAAGGCCCAAGGAAAATATGTCAGTTTCATTGACGATGATGACTTCATAAGCCCATGCTATCTGCAAGCCTTATTAAAGGATGTCACTCCAGAAGGGATAACGGAAGCAAATGTTATCGCATTTAATGATTCCTCCAAGGCTGAAACATATCATTATCTGTCTACAGCTTACAAGTCATACAAACCTGAGGAAAGACATCATATTGTAAAGAATCGAAGCTTTCTTTCAAGTTCATGCTGCAAGTTGATTCCACGTAGCATCATTGGGTCTCATCGCTTCAAGGAGAACATCACCCATGGAGAAGATTCTTTTTTCATGTTTCAACTCTCCTGCAAGATTAAAACAGTAAACATAGCTGCATCAGATGCGATATATTATGTAAGAGTTAGAAATACCTCGGCATCAAGAAATGCGAAAATGAGAAGAAAGAAAAAGAAAATGGAACTGCGTCTTCTCGTCTTATACACAAGAACATACATTTCGCATCCATTGGCATATAATGGTATTTTATATCTGACAAGAATTGCAGCTACACTCAAGAAACTACTTACTGAATAG